The stretch of DNA TACATTCTGTATCTCTTGTTTGGGGGAAAGGTATGAGTATTAGGGTCAAAACATGGAGTCTACgggaaagagatttttaaaagtaacagCACTTCGTATTCGCCGTAGCCCACGATGGCCCAgacagaccccccccccccccagcctcaCGAGGTCTCCAGGCTCCCGCCGAGCCGGACTTCCGCAGTCTGAGGACGTAAGCGAAGGACCTCAAGGCAGGGGGGTGGCTGCAGGCGGACCCGGCCACCTCGCGCGGGCCCGGGCCCAGGTCCGGCCCGGGGTGGGCGGCGCCCAGGTCTCCGAGCACCGGGGCGAGGCTGGCGGCGCGGCGCACggagcaggtgctgggcaggGGTGCTCGGGCAAGCGCACCCCGACCCCGGGCCCCGGACGTGTCGCCGGAACCGGCCGCGCGGACTCGGCGCCCCGCCCGCAGCCGCCCTCCCTTGGAGATTGGGTGCCCCAGGAGCCTCGCCAGGGAGCCCTGTTCCTCTCGCCCTCTCCAGGTCGGACCCAGAGCAGCCCTGTGAGCTCTTCCTTAACAAATGCTCACGGTTGGGGTCAGCTGGCCCCCCGAGACCCTCGCACAGTAACACAGCGCGGGTGGGCACCAAGGTGCGGCCGGTGAAGCCCCAATCCGGAGACCTGCCGGCGCCCAGAGGGTCTTGGCAGGCAGTACGTAGGCTGTTATGATGGAAGTGAAGGACTGTGCATGGTTTTGCTTTTCCTTGGCAGATGGCTTAAACACCATTCCCTGGAGGGCATTTGTAAAGCCTTCAGAGTGGCTTGGAGGATAAACTTGCTTACTAATCCGGAATAGTTCTTCacacaatttttcatttttcttttctttctctcccggCCTGGAAATTTTGGCTACCAAAGGAAACATCTCTGGTTCACTTTATCACTTTATagttaggatgctggactttttaaAGTTGTCCAAGCAGCAAGGTGGCAGTAACTAGGAAGTTTAGATCGGATTTTAGTGAAGAGGTGTCTTTTTTATAAGCTCTTGTGGAAATGTTTGCAGCCACTTCTTAAGGAAGAATGTGGTGCCAAACACATGCACGCACATACACCCCCATGACTGCTTACACAAGATCCACATTTTCAAACAAGAACTCGGCAGAACATGTATAGTTTCATGTGTTACAGTTTTAGAATTGAATGCAAGTCCTTAAGTTTGCAACATCACACAGATAAAAAATTGCTCACTTTTACTGAGCTGAGATTGTCTTTGATACTTTCCCCGTTACCAATACTCACTTTCATTTTGACTATTTGTTAGATTACACATTAGCTACAACTCCAGATCCCAAGTAAAACTCCAGAAAGCCTAGTGTCAGCCTTCCACCTTTGCTTCTTTCCCTAAATGACCATGTCTTTGCAGCCTCAAAAATGCCACTCTTGATAAGACACGCTTCTTAGTACTCGCTACAACACCACACAGAGTCACTGAAGTCATGGAAAAGAATAAGGCGTGCCCTAATCTGAAATTAGTGCAGTTAACATTACTTTGAAATACTAATGTGGCAGATTGTAGGACTGATTCCAGAGTGGTCACCAATGAACATTTCTATGGAAATAAACAAGCGGGCTAAAGTATTTACATTGCTCTACTGCTGCTGATTGCTTTTCATTGGTACTTCTTGACATCTTTCTCTTATTACGACCAAAGACTGGAATATCaagataattttatttcacaTGTGCACGATTAGCTAAGGGCCCTAGGGAcatttgatgtgaaaaacatttgtGAAAGTAGAGGAGTTAGAAATAATACACATTACAAAAAGGCTTTTGTGCACAGGGAAAAAAAGATGTTATATATATTTCTGGGGAAATGATTTAGCCTAGATTCTCTCATTAAAATGATCTGGAAGTTAATCAACATTGAGTAGGCTAGAAACCtaatgaagaaacagagaaatctgtgtttttttttttttttaggaactgTATCCTTGTAAAGGAGTGGGAAAAGCTGCAGATACAGAAAGGCTATTCCAGAAAGcctctttcaataaaataagaaaaaggcgTGAATTGTGAAAAGGATCTGAATGCTAGGACTGGAAGAACTATACAATGAGACACCAGTCAGGTACTGTACCAATCTGCCTTCCACCGCTTCTCAATGTGATTGTGGATTCCTCTCTAGAAGCAAACATTTCTTTTGTACACTCCACAGAGCTTCACACAGCACGGGGCACATAATGGATTCTCAAATACTCCTTAAGGGGTTGGTTCGGTGAGCTGGGCAGTGATGGTCCTCCACTTGGCAGGAGCCAGTAGTtagcttattaaaaataaatgttttcctcAGAGGAGCATTTCCCAGGGCCTGCCTGACAGCCATTACAAAGCCGGACTTTCATTCACGCCAAAATAGTGACTCAAAGAACATGCAGCCGCGTGCTTCTGGAAGCCCTTGGAGAGCAGTGATTGCTGAGCACGTGAGTTTGCTGGTGCCGTGGACCTGAGGTGCTCCGTGAGGTTTTGGGGAAAGGCTGGGCTGGAAGCTACTTTCGAATGTACACTTCCAAAGATACTGCGAACTCTCAATATTAGCGTCACCAAACTAGAATTAGGAGTGGAGCTAACTCTAAGACTGAAGTCGATTCTAGAAACATCTGGCGTACTCCTAGGGGTGACTCGCGGTACAAGCGACTGGCTCTGCGCGGGACGAGCCAAGAGCCCAGGTCGGGCGCACCCCTCGTGGCGCTCGGGGCCGAAAAGCGGGACAAGTCCCGGCTCTCGGACCGGAGAGGCGCGGCCGGGCCCTGCACTCCAAGTCACCCGGGGCCCGGGGCCTAGCACTGCGCCGCCGACGGCAGGGGCGAGGGAGGAGCCGGGAGTCGGAGCTTCCAGTCGGATCTGAGACGAGCGGGCTGAGGATTGGGCGCGGGGCTGCCCCGAGCCCCCACAGCCCCACGGTGAAACGGGGAAGACCCCGGAGGGCCCCTCCAGGTCGCCGGCTCGCCGCCGCCCTCCCTCTCCCGCACCCCGCCCTGGAGTAATTCATACAAAAGAGGACTCGCCTCGGTCTCCAAGGCACCGTCGCCAAACTCCCACTAACCCAGCACCGAGGGCTCGCCGCGTCCCCGCCCCACACCCCGGTGCTGGGCTTCCCCGGGGCCGGGAGGAGCATGCGCGAGGCGCCGGGTGCCCCGAGCCCGGCCCCGGACGCACTTCGCCCACGGTCCCCGAGacgtggggggaggggaggccgcTGGAACCGGCGCCGAGCGGAGGCGGCGCGGAGCAAGCTGGGAAAGCGGTGTCGTgtgctggctccgccccctccccgaGGGTGGGGGAGAACCGTATATAAGAGGCGCAGTCGCCCTGGACGTTCTTTTTCGCAACGGGTTTGCCGCCAGAACACAGGTGGGTGTTGGGTGTGGTCCCGCGGGCCGGGCCTTGGTGGGCAGCGGGGGCCCTCGAGGGCTTTGGGGGGCACTGCCCGGTTCCCTGAGCGTCTCGGCGGGGGAACCGGCCCCCGAGGTTGCGGGGCGGGAATGGGGCGGCGGGTGGCGGGAGAGCTCGAGGCTCCCCGCGTCTCGGGGCAGCGCCCTCGTGCCGGGCGTGAGGCCTGGCGTGCTGGCCGAGCCCGCCGCGTGCGAGGACTCGCGGCACCCGCCCCGAGGGCCTCACCTCTCGGGTCCCTGACCTCGTCGGGTCCTGGTTTGGAGCAGGTGCGGCACCTTCCCTCGTGGAGGCGGTGGGATCCCCGGGCGGGGTCGGCGGGGTGGCTGGCCGGGTGGCCGCGCGCGGCTCGGGCCCGCCCGTCCGGGCGCATATGTCGGGCGCGGCCTGGCCTCGAAGGGACCGCGCCGCGGGGCAGGGCCGGGGGAGCGGAGAGTGGTGGGTGCAGGCCGGGCCGGTGGGCGTCCCTGGCCCGGGCGCCCGAGCCCGCTGGTCCGGCCGGCACCAGTTGCGTGTGCGGAAAAGATGGCCGCTCCCCGGCCCCGCTGCCGGCAGCTCAAAATGGAGGACGCGGCCGCCCGGGAGAGCGGGCGGGTGAGTCACGCACACAAAGGAAAAGGGCTCGTCGGCCGTCGTCGCCGGACGCCCCGCGGGCCCCTCGCCCCGGCCTGGGGAGTCGGGCTCGGCTCGCTGGGGTGCGGGGGGGGCCAGCAATGGAGTTTCCCCACTTGGTGGGTGGAGACTCGAGTCCGGCCAGCTTGGCACTGACCGTAATTCTCCTTGGAATTTGCCCTCTGCGTTTGCATCGTGTCTGCGTCCCAACCCTCTGACAGTggttcaaaggttttttttttttcaatcttaatCCACTTTAGGTGCCGTGAAAACCAACGCCGCTAACTCAAAGCCAAAATGGGAAAGGAAAAGACCCACATCAACATCGTTGTCATTGGACACGTCGATTCGGGCAAGTCGACCACTACTGGCCATTTGATCTACAAATGTGGTGGCATCGACAAAAGAACCATTGAGAAATTTGAGAAGGAGGCTGCTGAGGTCTGTACCGTGTCATGGTGAAAGGCTGAATTCACATGTATAGACAGCAGAGGACATTATTTCTAAAGCTGTTCGTGTCCTAAACGTGAATGTGAAATTGGGTAAAACCATATGCCAAAGTGGGCTGTTAAGTTCCCCATTGACTCTTTAGCCCTAGCAGTTTCGGGAGGGTGGATGCAGAGGTTTACTCCCACTTGGTAACCAGCTAACGACTCTTAAATAAATTACAGATGGGAAAGGGCTCCTTCAAGTATGCCTGGGTCTTGGATAAACTGAAAGCTGAACGTGAGCGTGGTATCACCATCGACATCTCCCTGTGGAAATTTGAAACCAGCAAGTATTATGTGACTATCATTGATGCCCCAGGACACAGAGACTTCATCAAAAACATGATTACTGGCACATCTCAGGTTTGTGATTTCTAAAAGTCGAGGGGGGAGTTGGTTGGGTTCCCGTTAGCAGTGCTTTCATTCCTCCCTATATCCTTGTTCTGTAAAGGCTGACTGTGCTGTCCTGATTGTTGCTGCTGGTGTCGGGGAATTTGAAGCTGGTATCTCCAAGAACGGGCAGACCCGTGAGCATGCCCTTCTGGCTTACACCCTGGGTGTGAAACAACTAATTGTCGGTGTTAACAAAATGGATTCCACTGAACCACCCTACAGCCAGAAGAGATACGAGGAAATCGTTAAGGAAGTCAGCACCTACATTAAGAAAATTGGCTACAACCCTGACACAGTAGCATTTGTGCCAATTTCTGGTTGGAACGGTGACAACATGCTGGAGCCAAGTGCTAATGTAAGTGGCGTTGAAAACGGTCATTGCTAAGTATCTAGAAGTGGTGATGAGGTGGCATTAATTGGCGTTTTGTATTTTAGATGCCATGGTTCAAGGGATGGAAAGTCACCCGCAAAGACGGCAATGCCAGTGGGACCACGCTGCTGGAAGCCCTGGATTGCATCCTCCCACCAACTAGGCCAACTGACAAGCCTCTCCGTCTGCCCCTGCAGGATGTCTACAAGATTGGTGGTAAGTTGGGCAGTAATGTAGTTTGAAGAAGTTGAGCCAGGTAATGGTGCTTCGGCCTTGGTTGATGTATGCCAATCTAAATTTTTCAGGGATTGGTACCGTTCCTGTGGGCCGAGTGGAGACTGGTGTTCTGAAACCTGGCATGGTGGTGACCTTTGCTCCCGTCAATGTCACAACTGAAGTCAAGTCTGTTGAAATGCA from Ochotona princeps isolate mOchPri1 chromosome 1, mOchPri1.hap1, whole genome shotgun sequence encodes:
- the EEF1A1 gene encoding elongation factor 1-alpha 1 encodes the protein MGKEKTHINIVVIGHVDSGKSTTTGHLIYKCGGIDKRTIEKFEKEAAEMGKGSFKYAWVLDKLKAERERGITIDISLWKFETSKYYVTIIDAPGHRDFIKNMITGTSQADCAVLIVAAGVGEFEAGISKNGQTREHALLAYTLGVKQLIVGVNKMDSTEPPYSQKRYEEIVKEVSTYIKKIGYNPDTVAFVPISGWNGDNMLEPSANMPWFKGWKVTRKDGNASGTTLLEALDCILPPTRPTDKPLRLPLQDVYKIGGIGTVPVGRVETGVLKPGMVVTFAPVNVTTEVKSVEMHHEALSEALPGDNVGFNVKNVSVKDVRRGNVAGDSKNDPPMEAAGFTAQVIILNHPGQISAGYAPVLDCHTAHIACKFAELKEKIDRRSGKKLEDGPKFLKSGDAAIVDMVPGKPMCVESFSDYPPLGRFAVRDMRQTVAVGVIKAVDKKAGGAGKVTKSAQKAQKAK